The genomic region ctagatagatagatagatagatagatagatagatagatagatagatagatagatagatagatagatagatagatgctaATGCATTGGAAAACAAACCTCTAGAAAGTGTAAATGCAATGCATAAAGAGCTAAAGGTGAAAATCAGTACAGACAAACCCcacaaaattatattttcacaGTATCTTTCTATTGATTTGAAAGATTTGTGATAACAAATTGCAGTTTATCGCTTTTTATCGAGTTCTAACTAGTAAGTTACACTTTTCAGTCCTTCCttttgaaggaaaaaacataattatgAATCAGAAAAAGACTCATCAATGTTCAAAAATATCCTGTGAATATCACCACTGATGGAAGCTTTGTTCTCACCAGAAAGGTCTTCTTCGTCTAGACTGCAATAGATTTTGGTACCCTATACATCTAATACTGAGTTTACCAAAGGTCAATACATgggtttcagtttaactgtacaGTTTCACCTAAAATATCCCAATACTGTAGTACAGTGTTACATTGATTTTTCTCCCTTTCTGACTAACAGTGTGAAATTCTTCACAGGTACATCCAGATGCCTCAGCCTTTCTGCTTTGAGCCCAGCAACCGCTATGTGGTTTCCATCCGCTTCCAGCGCCATGCAGTCTCTTACAGATACCTCACTGCCTACATCCTCGTCGACTCGGTAAGGACTACAGCACTGCAGCCAATATTCAATTATCAGAACATATATTACAACAGAGATGAAACTTAAGAAACTTAAGtatatgcaaatatttaatattaagtAGCTCATAGTAAGTGTATCTGTTCAAAGTCCAGATGCACTGATAGTCAGAGATGTTGTAAAGGAGAAAGCTGCTCACTGGTTGCAAAATTAATGGGAAAGCTTGTAATGCTTAGCATGATGTCTGTTTCAAGAGAAAGTCCTGCCCTTCATTAAAAATCAACTTGCTAATTAAGCTGCTAGTAGGAAAAGTTCTCcctcagtggctgtgtttacatgcaaagatttgtgCTAATCCgattaaatacattctgattacagattaagactgaggtgtttatatgctcaacaatctgatggaataTCTCTGTTTGTATGTACGCTACAAGTAACCAGATCCAAAATGATGTGCAAGTGTAGAGTAAACATTACCGTGAGAGCGAGCATCAAGCAAGTtcagtcagagtgagacgaCTTCTTAGCTGACGCACTTGtgttaattgctttaaaatggtCTTCACATGCATTAAAGAAGCGACGAGAAGatgtcagtttctgaccaccgCCACCTCTCCTACCGCcatcttttaaagttcaaagcTTGAACTTTGTCTCCTCTTCAGACCAGTTTCTGCGCCCACCAGCAAGTCGTAAATGAAGCTGAACAGCTAAAAAGTGAAAAGTTTAAATAGTTTCTAACCACTTGTCCTTTACCTTCTATTAATTTaggaaagtagaaggatgtatttcactaaaagcACATAAATCATACCTgcaaatttccttttttctacagcaaacaggttttttgGAGTAGgacactaacattactgctactgagcgctgactaaTTGGCATTTTTGCTGTTAAATGCTGATTGGTACATGGCATACATGAGGCACCATTATAAAATCAAATAAGTTTAAAAGCCCTTTTAAATCTAACAgcgatgttaaaatgttttatgttctgtgttcaggatgtGAATGCATTCTTTTATAGAAAAAAGAATTTACAAACTGATCTTGCTGAAATGCTCGATATTATCAAATTCATTTTGCGCTCACTCAGGagctccctctagtgtttgacaaACCCTGAAGACATTACTGAGTGGCAATTCTCTCTACATATTCTCTGTTGTCTTTTAGTAATGTGGTTTAAAAAGAATGGTATTGCTATAGTATGTAGTCTTCTATCACCATCTTGTGGTTAAATTAACCAATTCTGTACATCCTAAATTTTTGCAGAGCTTctaaaacatttacacaaagaATAAATGAATTGCAATAATTGTGCAATTTCTGAGGGTTAATTCCTAGTTCTTggatctctctttccctccccttctctctctgccccaaCACCcctctcgctctgtgtctctctttctgtagctGGTTTTGATGCCCAAGTATGAAGAGCTGCCAGGTTTCCAGGGTAATGACCCCCTGGCACAGCAGCGACGGGAGGAGATGGTGCGCTACATGTGTGTGGAATCCTTCATGGCAGCTCCCATGCCACCGCTGGCTGAGATGTGCATCAAACTCATCTGCAGCATCTCCTCTCTGATGCATGATGGAGCTCTACGTAAGTCCTCCATGACCTACAGTCTTAGAGTTATTAGGGCTATAAAACTCATTTGATATAAATGTTAAGGGTGAAACCGTTTCAGGACAGTTTCATGAATCAGAAAAATGAACTATTTAAACAAATCGCTAATCTCTAATTAGTCGTCTTTCATCGCTCATTTGTCTCAGTCATTTATAGATTCTAGGGTAAGCATTATGTGTAGAACATATTTAGACATCTGTACAATtaagatatttttttaaatttaattgcaTCTTTATAATCAGAATcggaatactttattgatcccagagggaaattttGAGTTCAGAATCAAAAATCGCATGGAGCCTAAAAACATATGCATTATTGCTCTCCTAATAACTATGCAAAATGTCATTATAGGTTAATAAGATCATATTGTAGCTAATAAATTAAACCGTTGGCTGTTggaatttttttgtaattacCAGCTGTTTCTGCACTAGAATGGCTCTTTGTGTTTATTAACTTTtcaatgtactttttttttcgATAGCTTGTCACTGTGACCCTCAGGGTTCACTCAGTGCTGAGTGTGACAAGGTCGGAGGTCAATGTCACTGTAAACCGAACGTGATCGGCCGTAACTGTAACCTGTGTGCACCGAGAACATATGGATTTGGACCCTATGGCTGCACTGGTAAGATATTTTTAGGGTAGTGGCTCCTAAAATCAGTACCGGGGGAGCCTGTGCcctgcatgtgtttgttttcctgctctaataTAAGACTCACTTTACCTGCTCTAATTTCATAAGACTGACTACAACTTGCTGACAAGCTTACTTAGATCTGCTGATTCCACAGCCTGGAGCAGCATTTCTGTAAAACTATAGAAAAAAACATcctgtaaaataataaatcctCTGTGTTTCCTTCAGCGTGTGACTGCCACCTTGATGGATCAGCAGGGCAACAGTGTGACCCTTCAACAGGCCAATGCCCATGTAATGCTGGAGCCCATGGCCGCCAGTGTTCCAACTGCCAGCATGGCCACTGGGGCTTCCCTAACTGCAGACCATGCCAATGTAACGGGCATGCAGAGAGCTGTGACCCACACACCGGCGCCTGCCATGAGTGCAGAGACCACACAGCAGGCCATCAGTGTGAGAGGTCAGTCACATCTTTCATCTGCAGTTAATTTCCTTCATCCAGTCTAATAACATATATTCTATACCCTTATTACGACCTATATCTCTCTGCTGTAGGTGTATGGATGGTTTCTATGGTAACCCAGTGCTGGGTTCAGGGGAGCACTGTCGCCCCTGTCCGTGTCCAGGTTACCTGGACAGTGGTCATTCCAACGGAGATTCCTGCCATATGGATCCAGCATCCAACCAGATCATTTGCCACTGCAAGCAGGGATACACAGGTCAGCTTCATAATGTGCATTTCTATACATTTGAATTTATAGGAGTTCTGCAAAAGTTGTTATTGACATGGCACTGCTTTTATTAGGGCCTCGCTGTGACCAGTGTGCTCCTGGTTTCTACGGTAACCCAGAGCAGGCTGGTGGGGAGTGCCGTCCGTGCGAGTGTAATGGGAATATAGTGGCCGAGGACCCAGGCTCGTGTGACCAGCACACGGGCCAGTGCCTGAAGTGTCTGTACAACACTGATGGGCTGTCCTGCTCTGAGTGCAAGCCTGGTTACTATGGCAATGCACTGGTCAGGGACTGCAGGCGTAAGTACAGCCATAAATCTCTCTGATGCTCTTCGCTATATAGTTATCATATCCACTCCCTTAAAGTTGGTAACTGTAAATCTGATCACTTCACTTTTGTATTTGAGTATAGTTACTGGCTCTATATGCCATATATTGCTATAATTTATATTCATAGCATTTAATTATTCACATgtatttacataattacatcGTTATTACATCGCTACTTATGCAGTGAACTATACTTTTTTCACATTGTGTTTCCGAAGGTTTAAGTCTGCATTTcaactttttctgttttgatgaGATACAATATCAcaagtatatatttttataattgtGATGAAACTGCTAAGGAATTGGAACAGAACAAACCTGCTTTATACTGTGCACTGCAATGATTGCCCTGTTTTACTACACAGTTTCCTGATCTTCTCAGGTTTGGTCTGTATTCCTCTGCCCTGCAGGCTGTACATGTATGACGCTGGGGACGCAGCAGGCCTACTGCAGTGATGGGTTGTGTTACTGTGACAAGCAAACTGGGTTGTGTCCCTGCAGGACCAATGTTGAAGGCCGCAACTGTGACCAGTGTGCCTCCAACTACTGGAATCTGGGAATGGACCGGGGCTGTGAGGCCTGCGGTTGCCACCCGCAAAACTCCCTCAGCCCACACTGCAACCTGGTATGGCTAACTAACTATAACTAACTTAACCTACAGGCCAACGTAATCATAACTGACACAATGTATTAGAGAGAAGCATTCACACCCTGTATTGCACACAACCTGAGAAAAGGTTTGATTTACAAGactttcactcactgtcactcCTGTTCTTCCTGTATGTGTGTAGATCAgtggtcagtgtcactgcaggccTGGTTTTGGAGGGCAGCAGTGTACTGAGTGTGAGCCGCTCCACTGGGGGAATCCGAACGTTCAATGTGCTGGTAAGAGTTAAAGGCTTCCCTAGAGCTGAAGAGtatatttcacttttacacCACTGTTGTAAATACAGATCATGCTGTGAGATCCACTCATGGACAGCTGTACATTTGCTCTTCTTACCTTTAAAGAGCAAGGAAATAGAAAGGGGATAGAGGTACCAACAATATCCTACTCTATAGCTATCCATGCAGGGGTGATGGTAGACACCTAACGAGGGTATGCACTCCTTCAGTAAATTAAAATGCTTGCATTTGCAGCCCAGTGGTAGTGTTGGAGACAGGGAACGGCCAGACCTCCAATTTCCCTTGATTTACAGATGTGCCTTTTGGCTATATGGGGGGATTTATTTACCCAAATAAATGGCATCACAGAGCCCAGCTGCTTAAAGCAGGATTTTGTTCaaataaaaagttacatttagttcaaaataaatacaattcatttgaagtttaaggggttaaatgtgcCACAACTCATAGTTTATCCACGTTTGGCAGATGGCAGTAACTCATTAAATGTCAGATCTGCTTTCACTTGTTTTTCTTGATCTTCACTGTGTTGTATCTGTGTTGTGTTTCACAGAGTGTAGGTGTGACCCACTGGGTGCAGAGGCTCTTCAGTGTGACCGCACCACAGGGGCATGTTTGTGTAGAGAGGGTACAAGCGGGCGCCACTGTGACGAATGTGCTCGCGGTTTTACTGGAAGCTTCCCCAAGTGTGTGTCCTGCCACCCCTGCTTCCAGCTGTGGGACGATATCGTCTGCCAGGTCCAGCGCGATCTGGACAACATCCGTCTTATCATAGCTAAGATCCTGGAGATGGGCACAGTGCCTGGCGTTAGTGACGCCCGAATCCGTGAGCTAGAGAAGAAACTGGCTGAGATCCAGGACCTGCTGAAGgatggagacagagacaggatGTACCAACTGATCAGCCAAGCCATTGATGATATCAGGTAATGTAATTACACTGAACTATAATGAAGACTGTGGAATAATGGTATTAAGGTGaccatgttttttaaaaatgatgctggtatttcaaaatgataacgtttttttttaaatccatatCTAAACAGTTGaataaacacattcagcagATTTATATTTTGTAATGATCTTTGTTTGGTGGTGTGGGAGCTCAGTAGGTGTCAAAGAGGGGAACAATCAGACTCAGGAACACCTCAGAAAAACTGATCTTAATAGTAGCTCTGTGACCGTTACCTACACACATACCACAGAGCACGTTCATTTTTGGCTTTAAATCTAACACCAGTCACTCGATTTTGCGCTCCCAGATTCCCTCTAAATGGGTGTCATTTTAGCATCGGTTAGCTGGAACCGGGTCTGTGCTATGGTGTGTGGCTTTCCCTTAAAACTTTTCacgatgggtggtgaccatgccGGCCTTTTTGAAGTCAGcgattttggatccaactttagtttttttcaatgggaagagggtcatgtgacacatcaaacttattgagaatttcacaagaaaaacaatggtgtgcttggttttaatgtaactttattctttcatgagttatttacaagtttctgaccacttatgaaatgtgttcagagtgctgcccattgtgttggattgtcaatgcaaccctcccactcttcacacactgagggcaacaccgcagaagaaatgctagcacaggcttccagtatccgtagtttcaggtgctgcacatctcgtatcttcacagcatagacaattgccttcagatgaccccaaaggtAAAAGTCTAAgagggtcagatcgggagaccttgggggccattcaactggcccacgacgaccaatccactttggaagctggcacgttccctgagtttttccagcatgatggtgcaccaccacattatgggtgtcaggtctgagcattcctagatgaacagtttcctggaaagtggattggtcccatatactaatgtgccacaaacaggaagttaatatcaccaagcattcccattttatttgggtgtatccatataaatggcccaccctgtattttcttttaattgtattttaaaaGGAGCCAATCTGAATTACACTGTTCATAACTGGTTATTGAGCTTTGTGGTAAATCAAAAGTACACCTTATTATTAAACaaagtggtagtggtagtagtagtagaataattacatttattcacTTACGTTCTTGAGTACATTTTGCCTTGTAACTACTTTATTGAGTATAAGTAAATCATAGTAATTTTGCTAAAGTAaactttattaaacttaaagctgttatttttctttattggtATCTAGCTATTTTAACTAATGTAAGATATCGTAACATTTTCAGTATATTTTCTTTGTCAGTGTTTTTActcatatttaattacatttttgctgCAGTATTAAAACTCTTACTTAAGAAGGGATTTTCACTCTTTCcacagtgttaaaatgtcaagTTGACCATCCTTATTGAATAAAGCATTTGGGATGTTGAACTCGATAGAGGTAACTGTGACTCTTTTTTGGCTCAGGGCTGAGATAGCGATCACCGATGGCCGTTTGATgggcatagagagagagataaatgggACGGCAGAGCAGGACAACAGCCTGAAACGGAACCTGACCTCAATGGAGCAGGAGCTCCGAGACCTTAACGATACACTAGCTCAGCGGCGTAAAGACCTGAACGACTACCTCACTGCTGGATTCGCAGGTACACCAGTGAAGAAGGCTTCATTGTTTATGCACAGTATACATGTTCTTTATAACTCTATACAACTCAAGTAGTTATGATTTAATTGTAATTGACATTGCATGTTTCATACTTTTACATTGTGGATTTTGTATATCTTTATACCACTTTCTTTTCTGGTTCTAAAAGAGTTAAACAGCTCTTTTTAATTGAATAGCTTAAAATGATCATCTAAAAGTAGACTATTATTCTCAAGCTACTCAAACAGTATATTACtacacaggaagaaatacacagccTACATCACAAAATGGGAGTGTGTGTTATTTCAGGTTAGATTTATTATAGTATTGAATTCACTGAATTCAACATAAAATCCTGCATTTTCTGTCGATTTCTGCCTCATATCAATACCTGGTAGCAGACTGATGCCGTCTCTTATTATTTTAGGCATTTTTATTATAATGCACGTGGATTCCAGTGCCAAGACAAATTTCTTGTACATCTTGTTAAAAAGGTTCTGATTCTGAGCAAGTTCTGAAAATGTTGATGtcccttctgtctgtctgtgtgcagatCAGTTTGAAAAGGTGAGGAAGTACTACCTGCAGTCCCTGGAAGCTGAACAGCGCTGTAATGCCTCTGTGTTTGGGCCAGAGAGCCCTGTGGAGCAGTCTCAAGACACACGCAATCGCACTGAGACCCTACTAGAGCAGAAGAAAGACCAGCTCCTGcgcacagtaacagctcagaACAAGTCCCTGTCTGAACTGGAAAAGAAAGCAAATGATTTGAACAACAAGGTTCATCACCTCAGTCACAAGGTAAATACTCTCTGCTCTCTACTGAGAGAATGTCCCATAAAGACAGAGCTGTGTCACCAGAAAGATGAACGGTGAATCACAAACTATATAATAATACCTAAAAGTGGATGAGGTTCACTAAAGTCATCACTAGCCTTTCAGTATGTACCATCAAGAGTTGGGAGACATCttacttttgaaaataaaattttaaaaatgttttatttgttgatttgtAAAACTTAACATGCTGAAAGCTAACCAGATTTATTTGGAAGAAAACAATATAATACATGTCACTGAGAGATTAAAAGATGCCACAGGTgatggtgatgccacagccttTTTTGCAGTTGGCCTTTGCTTTCTCTGAGTGAGTAGGATGGCTCTCCCTCTCCCATCTCTCAGTGTCATACAAGCCAACCTACATGGCAAGTAGCAGTTAGAAATTCCAGTCTGAAAAGCTAGGTGGCTGCTTTGGTGGATATGGGGTGTATATAAGTTTGCAGCTTGATGGTCTGTTCCTTGCTCTTCTCGCAGGTGTGTGGTGGCAGTGGTAATGTAGGTGCTAATGATACGTGTGCAGACAACTCTTGTGGAGGTACTGGCTGTAAGGACAGTAATGGCACACTGCTGTGTGGAGGGCCGAAATGTAAAGGTACAGTTGGGGACTCACTCAGGGCACTGCAGAACGCTCATGAGGTCACCAAGAACCTGACAGCTGCCAGCGATGACCTCATGAACATAGGCAAGaaggtgtgtttgtgcatgtgaaCTATAATATGGATCATTCCACTGAATTCTTCCAAAGTCAGAgttcaaaatacattttcaattttttactgacttggactttagactaaaatcattTAACTTTGAGTGATCTAATGACTGATTCATGTGTATTTCACAAAAAGAAATGGTCAGACGTTTCAACTTTACccaatgtttcagtagtgacaattttagctaattctTTTGCCAAACTCAAAAATGTGTACTGGTTATACTAAAAATACTAAccagtacatgaccagcaaacacagctttaacagttggacttaattgcagaaaatacactcattggccactttattaggtacagtatacaccttgctagtaaaaggttggactaacttttgccttcagaactgccttaattcttcatggcatactttcaacaaggtgttggaaatgttcctcagagattttggttggttatttgagttcctgttgcctttctatcatctggaaccagtctgcccattctcctctgacctctcacatcaacaaggcattttcgtccaaacaactgccgctcactggatattttctctttctcagaccgttctctgtaagccctagagatggttgtgtgtgaaaatcccagtagatcagcagtttctgaaatactcagaccagcccgtctggcaccaacaaccatgccacgttcaaagtcacttaactcccctttcttccccgttctgatgctcggttggcacttcagcaagtcgtcttgaccacctctacatgcctaaatgcattgagttgcggccatgtgattggctgattagctatttgtgttaacaagcaactgaacaggtgtacctaataaagtggccagtgagtatgtttcagtagtgacgtTTCTTAGAGAATTTGGGACACATTTTCTTTAAACCAGtgagatctaactgctcaccaggGCAGAGTTAAAAGGTACACCTTAAACAATTTTGTGTATATTCAACTTATTACTAGTTTATGCCTTGGCTTTAAATAGATCatatgcattgtaaatatctaagtttgaactaattcggtagaatgaaagaaacaaagaagaggcaAAAACATTGTCATGTTCAAATCAGTGCAAAAGACCCTTTTGGCTCTGTTAGTAAtcgtttgagtgtgtgtggtttgtatCTGTCGATGAATGTGTGTAATTACAGTTTATATGACCTGCTTGTACTCTTTGTCATAGCTTCAGAACATTGCCGCACTTGTTCAAAATGTGAAGACCCAAGCCATGAACACCCTGGAGAAAGCCCAGAAGAAGAAAGAGTTGTTTGAAAGGTCTAATAAAAAATTGAAGGATTTCATTCAGAAGATCAGAGACTTTTTGACAGGTTAGtgctttcattaaaaataattgttAAGTTTTTACTTAACTTTTTAACTGAATGTTCAtcattttctttcatatttttgtCTCAATTTAACCGTTGGTGTTCACCTGTGTTAACCATTTTATTAACCATAATAAGCTACAGTATGCTTAATGTTGTGAAGGAGAGCAAATGTgattgctgtgtgtgttgtgttcagAGGAGGGAGCAGATCCAGAGAGCATAGAGAAAGTGGCCAAGCAAGTTCTGGCCATTGAACTTCCAGTTAACCGGACTCTACTGGATCGTGTAGTGCAGCAGATCAGAGACAACATTGCCAACCTCACTGACGTGGAGAGAATCTTCAATCAGACCTCTGCACATCTGGatatggccaagcagctgctcAACAGAGCCCAGAATGCCGGGTAAGAGAGAGATTTGCTCCTATGTGTGagtgaaatcttttttttttttggaaaacttGTAAACGTGCACCTCTActgcatacatatacatttgTAGGAGGATTACACAAGACCTGAGAGaaccatgcaaaaaaacaggtgGAGATCTTGGAAATGCATTATGTTTACTGTTTGATTTAAATTTTAAGAGATTTGCATGGAATTTTCTCTGCCTTTTATAACCAGGCGTATATTAGTGAAAGTGACCAGACATAAAGCTTCCTTTAACAATAGCAGCAGTTATAGCAGCTAGACAGGGGTACAGGCCTtaattttattcttcttttttttttaactctaaGAACTACACCAGTTTACTTAATGATTCTTATGGCACTGACTTTCTACATATTTGTCTACCAAAttctgtttatgtatttatttatcaaacAATTCCAAATGATTCTAATATTTGTCTCATGATTTCAGTTATTACCCACTCGTGTTCGTAGGATACATGATTAGCTACAAGCTTTGAATGAACATTAATTTCAGATGCATTGCAAGCACATATTGCAGTCGATCAAGTTACATTTTTGTGCTATGcctataaaaatatacaatatgGATTTCAATTccgtttatatgtgtgtgtgtgtgtgtgtgtgtgtgtgtgtgtgtgtgtgtttgtgtgtatgtgtgtagggcCCAAGCAGACAGAGTTGGTGATGCCATCAGTAAGACTAAAGAGGCAATGAACACCTCCCAGGAGGCTATAGAGAAAGCAGAGAAGGCAATAGAGATGGCCATGGAAAACCTCGATGCCACAAAGAACGCCACTGCCATGgtatgaaatgtttgttttgatatGTTTGCATCTGCATTTGCAAGTGTTTACACAGTAGTCATACGTTTGTACACCtttttatagttctacagttttcCCTGCTATAGTATAATAATGAAATCGTTAATATTTGGCTGCATTTCTTGGTGTAAATTTCAGTGGAAATCTGATgctttgtaataataaaataaaccagccttgcttaaaatgtaaacacttcTTTCCAAActataaaaatatcatttctaTCATGGTCAGTTCCACCTCTGCAGCACCCCTCTGGTTCAACTTTGCTATAGGCGTGGATGATGTGTCTTCGTACCAAAGTACCATGACACGTCACAGTATGCAAATTAGTCAACCAACTTTACCGCCCCCCTAGTGCTGTGCTCAGAAATATGAAAGCATAGGAGTCTTGAGCAAGGAGATAACCACACTAACACGCTGAGCTAAATACCCCCAGCACCACCTCACAAGGCTGCAATATGCCAGCTGTCTGTACCAATTTTACTCAATTAGTCTAAGCTTAGTTTGTAATAAAGATGTTGGACCGATTAAGTGATGATTCTTATGAGTCTCCACAAACCTGCCGGTCTGACATCCAGTTTCCCTTCACAACTCAAAGCCTCAGGTGCTGGTCAATAGCAATTAACTCTGCAACTATGGAAAGCGCTTGCCtttgatttctgttcagtgagtGCATGTGACCCAGAGTTTGATATATAAAGGGGAACGTGATTGAGTTGAAACTGAATCGGACGTAACAGCGGTGAGTGCCTTGAACAGCTTGCAGCACATTAGGATTTAGGGTCACTGCAGCAAACCCTGGCTGACCGGTGATGCAGTCTGTGACTTTGATGTCAAACTAAATGAAACTTGGACAGTGTTCAAAGAAATCCACTTTAAGGATTTAGGGAATGTTCTACTGCTCGGATGCCCCTGCCGCTCGCTGCTGATCATTTTCTGGTGTTACATTAACTCTTTGGCAGCTTGAGTCAGTGGCTCATACTGTTAAGGCTCAAGACGCGCTGCCtgattagaaacaccttccctcGTCAAAGATGGGGATGGTAGTAGAGAAAAATCGTCCACCTCATAAAACCTCTTGGTTGCATTTCAGTTGCAGTTACATTACAACCTCTCAAGTGCCATTTGATCCTGTCACTCTTCATATTTTCTGGTAGCAAACTCTAAAAGCAGTAGCCCAGCCTACCTGGTTTCCATCACAGCCCCACCTCCAAACCTGTATATCACTGCAGTGCCCCTTCCAGCGTGCCTCTCccatttttgactgtttttcaaAGTTGTCCCAGGGGTGGAGTTAGCTGAAAATAGTGGGTGTAGTTACTCTTTAATATAATTCAGtgaggcggcacggtggcgtggtgggtagcgctgtcgcctcacagcgaggagggcctgggtcctctctgtgtggagtttgcatgttctccccgtgtctgcgtgggtttcctccgggttctccggtttcctcccacagtccaaagacatgcagtcaggccaattggacatgctaaattgcccctaagtgtgagtgtgtgtgtgtgtgagtgactgtctgtgtctgtctgtctgccctgcgatggactggcgacctgtccagggtgtatcctgcctttcgcccgaagactgctgggataggctccagcatccccccgcgaccctgacggagaagcggcttagaaaatggatggatggatggataattcaGTAATAGTAAAATGCTGCGTGGTGCTCAGAAATTGAGCCAGTGCAGAAGATTGGCCAGTATCAGTGTCCACCTTCATTGAaaacaatgatttaaaaaatttgGACCTGGTGCAGCGTTTGTTGCATGTGGTGGTTTTTAGAGACATTTAGCCTTGGTGTTTAAATCAAAATgctt from Pygocentrus nattereri isolate fPygNat1 chromosome 9, fPygNat1.pri, whole genome shotgun sequence harbors:
- the lamb2l gene encoding laminin subunit beta-2: MMTARCLGLLFLVVHTVAQELPSGPHGCAGGSCYPATGNLLIGRDINLTATSTCGLEAPEQYCIVSHLLEVDKCFKCDSRRPYQPDYHRTSHRVENVIYLKDSKGDLTWWQSVNGEESVSIRLNLEAEFHFTHLIMKFKTFRPAGMLIERSADFGRSWRPYRYFAYNCSRTFPQIPSRSLQLIDDVICEERYSDIEPSTEGEVIYKVLDPSIHVSDPYSTNIQDLLRITNLRINFTKLHTLGDNLLDRRPDVLQKYYYALYELVVRGSCFCYGHASECVPVQGVDTRVSGMIHGHCVCKHNTEGLNCERCRDFHHDLPWRPAEADNPHTCRECNCNGHSDKCHFDMAVYLATGNVSGGVCDDCLHNTMGRNCETCKPFYYQDPARDIRDPVACVSCDCDPVGSLEGGVCDSHTDLDLGMIGGQCRCKPNVKGQRCDYCKEGHYGLSQNDPLGCQPCNCDPRGITMVGGPCDPISGDCSCKRYVTGRYCNQCIPEFWGLSNDLSGCRPCDCDFGGAYSNKCRMDNGQCDCRPHLISRQCSDVQPEYFCAALDFYKYEAEGAVAHSPDDPALPGNPRPQAVNNCAEHLNNQLRRHKRHRRIAQQQRAALRRIRQLQQTPDVMTVHRERQPGQMVTWTGPGFARVKDGAGLVFTIDNIAYAMEYDIMIRYEPESTEDWEAIVSITSVLLPTSPRCGNLLPTEQMYIVILPHHKRYIQMPQPFCFEPSNRYVVSIRFQRHAVSYRYLTAYILVDSLVLMPKYEELPGFQGNDPLAQQRREEMVRYMCVESFMAAPMPPLAEMCIKLICSISSLMHDGALPCHCDPQGSLSAECDKVGGQCHCKPNVIGRNCNLCAPRTYGFGPYGCTACDCHLDGSAGQQCDPSTGQCPCNAGAHGRQCSNCQHGHWGFPNCRPCQCNGHAESCDPHTGACHECRDHTAGHQCERCMDGFYGNPVLGSGEHCRPCPCPGYLDSGHSNGDSCHMDPASNQIICHCKQGYTGPRCDQCAPGFYGNPEQAGGECRPCECNGNIVAEDPGSCDQHTGQCLKCLYNTDGLSCSECKPGYYGNALVRDCRRCTCMTLGTQQAYCSDGLCYCDKQTGLCPCRTNVEGRNCDQCASNYWNLGMDRGCEACGCHPQNSLSPHCNLISGQCHCRPGFGGQQCTECEPLHWGNPNVQCAECRCDPLGAEALQCDRTTGACLCREGTSGRHCDECARGFTGSFPKCVSCHPCFQLWDDIVCQVQRDLDNIRLIIAKILEMGTVPGVSDARIRELEKKLAEIQDLLKDGDRDRMYQLISQAIDDIRAEIAITDGRLMGIEREINGTAEQDNSLKRNLTSMEQELRDLNDTLAQRRKDLNDYLTAGFADQFEKVRKYYLQSLEAEQRCNASVFGPESPVEQSQDTRNRTETLLEQKKDQLLRTVTAQNKSLSELEKKANDLNNKVHHLSHKVCGGSGNVGANDTCADNSCGGTGCKDSNGTLLCGGPKCKGTVGDSLRALQNAHEVTKNLTAASDDLMNIGKKLQNIAALVQNVKTQAMNTLEKAQKKKELFERSNKKLKDFIQKIRDFLTEEGADPESIEKVAKQVLAIELPVNRTLLDRVVQQIRDNIANLTDVERIFNQTSAHLDMAKQLLNRAQNAGAQADRVGDAISKTKEAMNTSQEAIEKAEKAIEMAMENLDATKNATAMVEDKLTNLEKNLRNVMSRLANLSQGVEMLKNKTEQNRQQAQEAKALADNATQATSELSKEMSEAESRYKELKDKVDSLGGAGAGNITQKAIDMKKEAEALLKKVNKDMEALKKLERMFLDNEQRIQKQRDEIAQLETNATEVRKMIQMKVIGYNTCQ